One genomic window of Gossypium hirsutum isolate 1008001.06 chromosome D11, Gossypium_hirsutum_v2.1, whole genome shotgun sequence includes the following:
- the LOC107913584 gene encoding probable polygalacturonase has protein sequence MEPERPNYGAIMVHLKKPYWVFLILLFTFVAVLTFQISTKDILPFQFFGVTGSRKTSVTSGSEPVPDPGSCAGLLGEFPERKHVMSIKEFGGVGDGKTSNTAAFWKAIVHMQRLSNKGGGQLNVPKGKWLTGSFNLTSNFTLFLEDGAVILGSQDPKEWPVVEPLPSYGRGRERLGGRHISLIHGDGLTNVVITGQNGTIDGQGGMWWDLWQNRRLTHTRGHLVELMNSHNILISNLTFRNSPFWTIHPIYCSNVVIKGMTILAPLNAPNTDGIDPDSSTDVCIEDCYIESGDDLVAVKSGWDQYGIRVARPSSNIIVRRISGTTPTCSGVGIGSEMSGGISNVIIEDMNIWNSAAGVRIKTDKGRGGYIANITIKNITMERVKIPIMFSRGANDHPDYGWDPKAIPKIKGIFISNIMSLNSTKAPILAGIKGGSFEGLCFKNVTLLGLAPTAAWHCEFVSGCTNAVFPLPCPQLQNNGSSACCI, from the exons ATGGAACCTGAGAGACCAAATTATGGTGCGATAATGGTTCACTTGAAAAAACCGTATTGGGTTTTCCTTATTCTTCTCTTTACATTCGTAGCTGTTCTCACTTTTCAAATCTCCACAAAAGATATCCTTCCTTTCCAATTCTTTGGCGTTACTGGATCACGTAAAACCAGCGTCACATCCGGCTCCGAACCCGTCCCCGACCCCGGAAGTTGCGCCGGGTTGTTGGGAGAGTTTCCTGAGAGAAAACATGTTATGTCGATAAAGGAATTCGGAGGAGTTGGCGATGGGAAAACCTCAAATACGGCTGCATTTTGGAAGGCGATAGTTCACATGCAACGTTTAAGTAACAAAGGCGGGGGTCAGCTTAATGTGCCCAAAGGAAAGTGGTTAACAGGAAGCTTTAATCTCACCAGTAATTtcactttgtttcttgaagaCGGTGCAGTTATTTTAGGTTCTCAG GATCCAAAGGAATGGCCTGTTGTAGAACCATTGCCTTCTTATGGTAGAGGGAGAGAGAGACTGGGAGGAAGACACATAAGCCTTATTCATGGAGATGGCCTTACCAATGTAGTCATTACag GACAGAACGGGACAATTGATGGTCAAGGTGGGATGTGGTGGGATTTATGGCAGAACAGAAGGCTAACACACACAAGAGGCCACCTCGTAGAGCTAATGAACTCTCATAACATTCTTATCTCTAACCTAACCTTCCGGAATTCACCATTTTGGACCATTCATCCTATTTACTGCAG CAATGTCGTTATTAAGGGCATGACAATATTGGCTCCCCTTAATGCCCCAAATACAGACGGAATAGACCCCG ACTCAAGTACCGATGTATGTATTGAAGACTGCTATATTGAGAGTGGAGATGATCTTGTAGCAGTGAAAAGTGGATGGGACCAGTATGGCATCAGAGTGGCACGACCAAGCTCAAACATAATAGTAAGGAGAATCTCAGGCACTACACCAACTTGTTCTGGTGTTGGCATTGGTAGTGAGATGTCTGGAGGGATTTCTAATGTAATTATTGAAGATATGAATATTTGGAATTCAGCAGCTGGGGTTCGTATAAAAACTGACAAGGGTAGAGGAGGATACATTGCAAATATCACCATAAAAAACATAACAATGGAACGAGTCAAAATACCCATTATGTTCAGTAGAGGCGCCAATGATCACCCTGACTATGGATGGGATCCTAAAGCTATTCCTAAAATAAAGGGGATTTTCATTAGTAATATTATGAGTTTGAATTCAACAAAAGCCCCCATACTCGCTGGTATCAAGGGTGGGTCATTTGAAGGGCTATGCTTCAAGAATGTTACACTACTTGGACTTGCCCCAACTGCAGCATGGCATTGTGAGTTTGTTTCAGGTTGTACCAATGCTGTGTTTCCATTGCCATGTCCCCAGTTGCAGAACAATGGCTCCTCAGCATGTTGCATATAG